The Coffea arabica cultivar ET-39 chromosome 9e, Coffea Arabica ET-39 HiFi, whole genome shotgun sequence genome has a window encoding:
- the LOC113707650 gene encoding protein ENDOSPERM DEFECTIVE 1 isoform X1 — translation MEETSDATTQRQHPAAPVPLPPPAHRRAKLRVREVSSRFMSPLVAFNANPTPTPTPTPAAPESQRSKSVKSRQPQQQYELEPRSIDENWVPETARSLDSSTPLAPGGGGRGGSAAHAHHQSAKSSSSAPRKQQQQQLQRVKPPYKENDAKTELQQPRLGSGRPDTPIVAGADRDRDRIVPSRYRLASQSLHRPSSATNYCVNMNGGGGAPVTASAAAKLLREATSTDHPLIDSSSSRTAFGVQSNTNNRMMPPDLRSSMPEVDVLPTVSTRWQHVARSFNNLPVAEICDNDSNSLRSTTSPCSRSLVNLPQSNSENPSSSSSSSACLSKAGDPTASKTPSKTSLTNQVATLCLPSHLSSLKQGAAADARKGKKLFHHQDDVKHALKLLYNHYLQWRFANAKSEVSMLAQKKEAEGQLFSLGSKISQMREVVKNSHIELNRWQRIKTLLTTVESQMPYLDEWSTVAEDYSHSLSGVTDALLNLSLRLPISGGVKLQVDLTELKEILDSAVKVIELITFCIQSFMVKAEDMESLVSELARIMGGERAHIQECGDSILKSYASQVGEWSLRGHLIQFLGRKNRQQQKNSSQFP, via the exons ATGGAAGAAACTTCAGATGCAACGACACAACGGCAGCATCCGGCAGCACCAGTCCCGCTTCCGCCACCGGCCCATCGTCGTGCCAAGTTGAGGGTGAGAGAGGTGAGCTCTAGGTTCATGTCTCCTCTGGTGGCTTTCAACGCCAACCCAACTCCCACTCCTACCCCTACCCCGGCAGCACCTGAATCCCAGCGTTCTAAATCTGTCAAGAGTCGGCAGCCCCAACAGCAATACGAGCTGGAACCCCGTTCAATAGATGAGAACTGGGTTCCAGAGACCGCTAGGAGCTTAGACAGTAGCACTCCTCTGGCTCCAGGAGGAGGAGGACGAGGAGGATCAGCAGCACACGCACATCATCAGAGTGCTAAATCCTCTTCATCTGCACCCAGAAAGCAACAGCAACAGCAGCTGCAGCGAGTGAAGCCTCCTTATAAGGAGAACGATGCCAAGACAGAGTTGCAACAACCAAGACTTGGTAGCGGAAGACCCGACACTCCAATCGTTGCTGGAGCCGACAGAGATAGGGATAGGATTGTTCCGTCCAGATATAGGCTCGCTTCCCAAAGCCTTCATCGGCCATCATCTGCCACCAATTACTGTGTGAATATgaatggtggtggtggtgcGCCAGTAACGGCCTCCGCTGCAGCTAAACTATTACGAGAGGCCACTTCAACTGACCACCCTCTAATTGATTCTTCCTCAAGTCGCACTGCCTTTGGCGTCCAGAGTAATACGAACAACCGGATGATGCCTCCGGATTTGCGCTCTTCCATGCCGGAGGTAGATGTTCTTCCAACCGTGTCAACCAGGTGGCAGCATGTTGCTAGAAGCTTCAATAATCTACCTGTTGCCGAAATATGTGATAATGACTCCAACTCATTAAGGTCAACAACCTCTCCCTGTTCTCGTTCTCTGGTCAATTTGCCACAATCCAACAGTGAAAATCCatcatcctcctcctcctcctcagctTGTCTTAGTAAAGCTGGTGATCCAACAGCTTCCAAAACTCCCTCCAAAACCTCCTTGACGAATCAGGTGGCAACTCTTTGTCTGCCTTCACATCTGTCATCACTAAAACAGGGAGCAGCAGCGGATgctagaaaaggaaagaaactatTTCATCACCAAGATGATGTAAAGCATGCTTTAAAGTTGCTGTACAACCATTACTTGCAGTGGCGTTTCGCTAATGCAAAATCAGAGGTCTCTATGCTCGCTCAAAAAAAGGAAGCAGAG GGGCAACTGTTTTCTCTTGGAAGCAAGATTTCGCAGATGCGTGAGGTGGTGAAGAATAGTCACATCGAACTTAATCGATGGCAAAGAATAAAAACTTTATTAACAACAGTTGAATCGCAG ATGCCATATCTTGATGAATGGTCTACTGTGGCAGAGGATTACTCGCATTCTTTATCAGGTGTCACGGATGCTCTACTTAATTTGTCACTCAGACTTCCAATCAGTGGCGGAGTTAAG CTACAGGTTGACTTAACAGAGTTGAAGGAGATCTTGGACTCAGCTGTGAAGGTGATAGAATTGATTACTTTCTGTATCCAAAGCTTCATGGTGAAG GCGGAAGATATGGAAAGCTTAGTTTCTGAACTGGCTAGGATTATGGGTGGAGAAAGAGCCCACATCCAGGAATGTGGAGATTCCATACTGAAGTCATATGCATCACAG GTCGGAGAGTGGAGCCTAAGAGGCCATCTTATTCAATTTCTTGGGCGTAAGAATCGGCAGCAGCAGAAAAACTCTTCACAATTCCCCTAA
- the LOC113707650 gene encoding protein ENDOSPERM DEFECTIVE 1 isoform X2: MEETSDATTQRQHPAAPVPLPPPAHRRAKLRVREVSSRFMSPLVAFNANPTPTPTPTPAAPESQRSKSVKSRQPQQQYELEPRSIDENWVPETARSLDSSTPLAPGGGGRGGSAAHAHHQSAKSSSSAPRKQQQQQLQRVKPPYKENDAKTELQQPRLGSGRPDTPIVAGADRDRDRIVPSRYRLASQSLHRPSSATNYCVNMNGGGGAPVTASAAAKLLREATSTDHPLIDSSSSRTAFGVQSNTNNRMMPPDLRSSMPEVDVLPTVSTRWQHVARSFNNLPVAEICDNDSNSLRSTTSPCSRSLVNLPQSNSENPSSSSSSSACLSKAGDPTASKTPSKTSLTNQVATLCLPSHLSSLKQGAAADARKGKKLFHHQDDVKHALKLLYNHYLQWRFANAKSEVSMLAQKKEAEGQLFSLGSKISQMREVVKNSHIELNRWQRIKTLLTTVESQMPYLDEWSTVAEDYSHSLSGVTDALLNLSLRLPISGGVKVDLTELKEILDSAVKVIELITFCIQSFMVKAEDMESLVSELARIMGGERAHIQECGDSILKSYASQVGEWSLRGHLIQFLGRKNRQQQKNSSQFP; the protein is encoded by the exons ATGGAAGAAACTTCAGATGCAACGACACAACGGCAGCATCCGGCAGCACCAGTCCCGCTTCCGCCACCGGCCCATCGTCGTGCCAAGTTGAGGGTGAGAGAGGTGAGCTCTAGGTTCATGTCTCCTCTGGTGGCTTTCAACGCCAACCCAACTCCCACTCCTACCCCTACCCCGGCAGCACCTGAATCCCAGCGTTCTAAATCTGTCAAGAGTCGGCAGCCCCAACAGCAATACGAGCTGGAACCCCGTTCAATAGATGAGAACTGGGTTCCAGAGACCGCTAGGAGCTTAGACAGTAGCACTCCTCTGGCTCCAGGAGGAGGAGGACGAGGAGGATCAGCAGCACACGCACATCATCAGAGTGCTAAATCCTCTTCATCTGCACCCAGAAAGCAACAGCAACAGCAGCTGCAGCGAGTGAAGCCTCCTTATAAGGAGAACGATGCCAAGACAGAGTTGCAACAACCAAGACTTGGTAGCGGAAGACCCGACACTCCAATCGTTGCTGGAGCCGACAGAGATAGGGATAGGATTGTTCCGTCCAGATATAGGCTCGCTTCCCAAAGCCTTCATCGGCCATCATCTGCCACCAATTACTGTGTGAATATgaatggtggtggtggtgcGCCAGTAACGGCCTCCGCTGCAGCTAAACTATTACGAGAGGCCACTTCAACTGACCACCCTCTAATTGATTCTTCCTCAAGTCGCACTGCCTTTGGCGTCCAGAGTAATACGAACAACCGGATGATGCCTCCGGATTTGCGCTCTTCCATGCCGGAGGTAGATGTTCTTCCAACCGTGTCAACCAGGTGGCAGCATGTTGCTAGAAGCTTCAATAATCTACCTGTTGCCGAAATATGTGATAATGACTCCAACTCATTAAGGTCAACAACCTCTCCCTGTTCTCGTTCTCTGGTCAATTTGCCACAATCCAACAGTGAAAATCCatcatcctcctcctcctcctcagctTGTCTTAGTAAAGCTGGTGATCCAACAGCTTCCAAAACTCCCTCCAAAACCTCCTTGACGAATCAGGTGGCAACTCTTTGTCTGCCTTCACATCTGTCATCACTAAAACAGGGAGCAGCAGCGGATgctagaaaaggaaagaaactatTTCATCACCAAGATGATGTAAAGCATGCTTTAAAGTTGCTGTACAACCATTACTTGCAGTGGCGTTTCGCTAATGCAAAATCAGAGGTCTCTATGCTCGCTCAAAAAAAGGAAGCAGAG GGGCAACTGTTTTCTCTTGGAAGCAAGATTTCGCAGATGCGTGAGGTGGTGAAGAATAGTCACATCGAACTTAATCGATGGCAAAGAATAAAAACTTTATTAACAACAGTTGAATCGCAG ATGCCATATCTTGATGAATGGTCTACTGTGGCAGAGGATTACTCGCATTCTTTATCAGGTGTCACGGATGCTCTACTTAATTTGTCACTCAGACTTCCAATCAGTGGCGGAGTTAAG GTTGACTTAACAGAGTTGAAGGAGATCTTGGACTCAGCTGTGAAGGTGATAGAATTGATTACTTTCTGTATCCAAAGCTTCATGGTGAAG GCGGAAGATATGGAAAGCTTAGTTTCTGAACTGGCTAGGATTATGGGTGGAGAAAGAGCCCACATCCAGGAATGTGGAGATTCCATACTGAAGTCATATGCATCACAG GTCGGAGAGTGGAGCCTAAGAGGCCATCTTATTCAATTTCTTGGGCGTAAGAATCGGCAGCAGCAGAAAAACTCTTCACAATTCCCCTAA
- the LOC113709549 gene encoding uncharacterized protein produces the protein MISISFPFTCPTMPYEVPHQRLRQRACLSDRFHCFQSSSTNKLLPRDQGTLSVACKCSAQGLGSEADDRRALKTVLKLYKAIKNKNINELSDIIGEECLCNCNFVSTFQPFHGKEQVLGFFSSLMKNLGNNIEIVVQPTFHDGMNVGVSWKLEWGKDRVPLGKGLSFYTCHIYQGKVVINNVDMFLEPILHIEPLRLVSIVRLQFYFPVQCEWANLDVPQKTITSLTSAMDDICSRASFQGKAKAAMKIFFILFLVAALLYYLRHRF, from the exons ATGATCTCTATTTCCTTTCCATTTACGTGCCCGACGATGCCGTACGAAGTACCACACCAACGCCTACGCCAAAGAGCATGCCTTTCGGACAGGTTTCACTGTTTTCAATCTTCTTCCACAAATAAGCTGCTGCCCAGAGACCAGGGTACATTGTCGGTGGCATGCAAATGCAGTGCTCAAGGATTAGGGTCAGAAGCTGATGATCGCAGAGCTCTGAAAACAGTTCTCAAGCTTTACAAGGCAATCAAGAATAAGAACATCAATGAACTGTCTGATATAATTGGAGAAGAATGCCTATGCAATTGCAATTTTGTCTCCACCTTCCAACCTTTTCATGGTAAGGAG CAAGTATTGGGATTCTTCTCTTCTCTCATGAAGAACTTGGGAAATAACATTGAAATCGTGGTGCAGCCGACGTTCCATGACGGAATGAATGTTGGTGTATCTTGGAAACTAG AATGGGGCAAGGATCGCGTCCCTCTGGGCAAAGGTCTGAGCTTCTACACTTGTCACATTTATCAGGGAAAGGTGGTCATAAA TAACGTAGATATGTTCTTGGAGCCAATCCTTCATATTGAGCCCCTCAGACTGGTGAGTATAGTTAGACTTCAATTTTACTTCCCAGTGCAATGTGAATGGGCTAACCTCGATGTTCCACAGAAAACAATTACATCATTGACGAGTGCCATGGACGACATCTGTTCCAGGGCTTCATTTCAAGGAAAGGCAAAAGCagcaatgaaaattttcttcattttatttctcGTGGCCGCATTACTGTACTATCTCAGGCATCGTTTCTAG
- the LOC113710456 gene encoding uncharacterized protein: MAEDLVLDTAIRDWVLIPLSVVMVLIGVLRYFVSKLMRSSSQLPDPKIVKEGQVIIRARNLRAAANFIPAKSFRARKVYYSNEENGLLFVPKGQAQNAQAQMFSDPNMAMDMMKKNLSMIIPQTLTFAWVNFFFSGFVAAKIPFPLTQRFRSMLQNGIDLSTVDVSYVSSRSWYFLNLFGLRGLFSLILGEENATDDTQRMMQMSGFGMDPSKSLSAEKDGLDIVQHEWALPKFEQRAEAVLRKLVS; encoded by the exons atggCGGAGGATTTGGTACTGGACACGGCGATAAGGGACTGGGTGTTGATACCACTATCGGTGGTGATGGTCCTAATCGGAGTCCTCCGCTACTTCGTCTCTAAGCTCATGCGTAGTTCTTCCCAATTGCCCGATCCTAAGATAGTCAAAGAAGG GCAGGTGATTATTAGGGCTAGGAATTTAAGGGCTGCTGCCAATTTTATCCCTGCCAAGTCCTTTCGTGCTCGTAAAGTTTACTACAGCAATGAG GAAAATGGACTGTTATTCGTGCCCAAGGGCCAAGCTCAAAATGCACAGGCACAAATGTTTTCTGACCCCAACATGGCTATGGATATGATGAAGAAGAATCTTTCAATGATCATACCACAG ACTCTAACTTTCGCGTGGGTCAACTTTTTCTTCTCGGGTTTTGTAGCAG CAAAGATACCGTTTCCACTGACACAGAGGTTCAGATCAATGTTACAGAATGGTATCGATTTGAGTACTGTTGATGTCAGCTATGTCAGCAGCCGCTCATG GTATTTCCTCAACCTGTTTGGGCTAAGGGGCTTGTTCAGTCTTATTTTGGGAGAGGAAAATG CAACTGATGACACACAACGGATGATGCAAATGAGTGGGTTTGGTATGGATCCTTCTAAG AGTTTGAGTGCCGAGAAAGATGGTCTAGATATAGTCCAGCATGAATGGGCCTTGCCGAAATTTGAGCAGCGGGCGGAAGCAGTTTTGAGGAAACTCGTCAGCTAA